A genomic stretch from Nocardia wallacei includes:
- a CDS encoding molybdopterin-containing oxidoreductase family protein: MKVLGACPLDCPDACSWVVTVEDGRAVGLRGNREHPVTRGALCVKVNRYLEQLRAPDRITYPMRRAGAKGEGRFERITWDEALDEIATRLGRIVDEYGGEAIWPFHGTGSLGYIQGLEGLSGRRLFNVLGSSLHDPTICSISGTLGMKYTLGTSGGMDPEDFARSKLILLWGTNPLTSGHHVWKFVQDSGAYTVAIDPVRTRTAERCDEHLAPLPGTDAALALGLMHVVVSMGAHDVAFLAEHTEGWDEFRTRLAEFTPERVAEITGLPRQRIVELGERIARTRPTAIRASQGIQRHAGGGMALRTLACLPGVTGDWAIPGGGLHYSTTGHFKLNLPELVRFDLLPHPVRTLSQTRIGDGLLSVDDPPVKALFVIAANPVGSNPDQGRVRAGLSREDLFTVVLEHFPTDTVDYADIVLPATMQPEHLDVLAAYGNMYLVWNEPAVAPPGECLSTTETFRRLARRMNLDEPSLYDSDEDLARVLLKDFDVERLRADGFLRVEPGPVPVHKLNFRSARAEMAGHDPLPGYTPPEELAGRDLSSGDVPPGESFGRDLSDGDTPDGLILISAASHYFLNTTFGNNPELQRRAGDSCITLHPDDAATRGIADGARVLVSNARGSFEATAEISDRVRPGVAATTKGRWAKFSGGATVNATIAERDSDFGGGAVFHDNRVWVTARQDAGADDPIRRNTASAAEPGSAQ, translated from the coding sequence GTGAAGGTGCTGGGCGCGTGCCCGCTGGACTGCCCCGACGCGTGCTCGTGGGTGGTGACCGTCGAGGACGGCCGGGCGGTCGGTCTGCGGGGCAACAGGGAACATCCGGTCACCCGCGGCGCGCTGTGCGTGAAGGTGAACCGGTATCTCGAGCAGTTGCGCGCGCCGGATCGGATCACATATCCGATGCGGCGCGCCGGCGCCAAGGGCGAGGGCCGATTCGAGCGGATCACCTGGGACGAGGCGCTCGACGAGATCGCCACCCGGCTGGGCCGGATCGTCGACGAGTACGGCGGCGAGGCGATCTGGCCCTTCCACGGCACCGGGAGCCTCGGCTATATCCAAGGGCTGGAAGGGCTTTCGGGGCGGCGGTTGTTCAATGTGCTGGGCTCGTCGCTGCACGACCCGACCATCTGCTCGATCTCGGGAACGCTGGGGATGAAATACACGCTCGGCACCTCGGGCGGGATGGACCCGGAGGATTTCGCGCGATCGAAGCTGATCCTGCTGTGGGGCACCAATCCGCTCACCTCCGGCCACCACGTGTGGAAGTTCGTCCAGGACAGCGGCGCCTACACCGTGGCGATCGATCCGGTCCGCACCCGCACGGCCGAACGCTGCGACGAACACCTCGCGCCGTTGCCCGGCACCGACGCCGCCCTGGCGCTCGGTCTGATGCACGTGGTCGTGTCGATGGGTGCGCACGATGTCGCTTTCCTCGCCGAGCACACCGAGGGCTGGGACGAATTCCGCACCCGCCTGGCCGAATTCACACCGGAGCGGGTCGCGGAGATCACCGGCCTGCCGCGGCAGCGGATCGTGGAGCTCGGGGAGCGGATCGCCCGCACCCGGCCGACCGCGATCCGCGCCTCCCAGGGCATCCAGCGGCACGCGGGTGGCGGTATGGCACTGCGCACCCTGGCGTGCCTGCCGGGCGTCACCGGCGACTGGGCGATTCCCGGTGGCGGCCTGCACTATTCGACCACCGGGCACTTCAAGCTGAACCTGCCGGAGCTGGTGCGGTTCGACCTGCTGCCGCATCCGGTGCGGACGTTGTCGCAGACGCGCATCGGCGACGGCCTGCTGTCGGTCGACGATCCACCGGTCAAGGCGCTGTTCGTGATCGCCGCCAATCCGGTCGGGTCCAATCCGGACCAGGGCCGGGTGCGGGCGGGACTGTCGCGCGAGGACCTGTTCACCGTTGTGCTGGAACACTTTCCGACCGATACCGTCGACTACGCCGATATCGTGCTGCCCGCCACCATGCAGCCCGAACACCTGGACGTGCTGGCCGCCTACGGGAACATGTACCTGGTGTGGAACGAGCCCGCCGTGGCGCCGCCCGGCGAATGCCTGTCCACCACAGAGACATTCCGCCGCCTGGCCCGCCGGATGAACCTGGACGAGCCGTCCCTCTACGACTCCGACGAGGATCTGGCCCGCGTGCTGCTGAAGGACTTCGATGTCGAGCGCCTGCGCGCGGACGGCTTCCTGCGCGTCGAGCCGGGTCCGGTCCCGGTGCACAAGCTGAACTTCCGCTCCGCGCGCGCGGAAATGGCGGGCCACGATCCCTTACCCGGCTATACACCACCCGAGGAGTTGGCCGGTCGGGATTTATCGAGTGGTGACGTCCCGCCGGGGGAGTCGTTCGGCCGGGATTTGTCGGATGGTGACACACCCGATGGGCTCATTCTTATTTCCGCGGCGTCCCACTACTTTCTGAACACCACGTTCGGCAACAATCCCGAGCTGCAGCGGCGGGCGGGGGATTCGTGTATCACCTTGCATCCCGACGATGCCGCCACACGCGGTATCGCGGACGGCGCAAGGGTGCTCGTGTCGAACGCGCGCGGCTCCTTCGAGGCGACGGCCGAGATTTCCGACCGCGTTCGGCCGGGTGTCGCCGCCACCACCAAGGGGCGGTGGGCCAAGTTCTCCGGCGGTGCGACCGTGAATGCCACCATCGCCGAACGGGATTCGGACTTCGGCGGGGGCGCCGTCTTCCACGACAATCGGGTGTGGGTCACTGCGCGTCAGGACGCGGGTGCGGACGACCCGATCCGGCGGAACACCGCGTCGGCCGCCGAGCCGGGGTCGGCGCAGTAG
- a CDS encoding helix-turn-helix transcriptional regulator: MADRSELAAFLRARRARLRPRDVGLPDGLNRRTPGLRRQEVAQLAGLSVDYYIRLEQARGSRPSRQVLAALARALLLSADEREYLFRTAGENPPPHAGPNRVVPASVRIVLDNLTATPAYVVDAAYEILAWNAAAVPFIGDLDALPGQERNMIRWIFRRPDDHPHWDDESATAFARATVADLRAAYARYPGNRALAELVTELLGTAPRFARMWSEHEVEVRRGHRKSVRHPVFGPLEFECQVLHISDTDQRMILYCADPGSAADAVFRRIGSSAPAS, encoded by the coding sequence ATGGCGGATCGGAGCGAACTCGCGGCCTTCCTACGCGCCCGGCGCGCCCGGCTGCGCCCCCGCGATGTGGGACTGCCGGACGGACTCAACCGCCGCACGCCGGGCCTGCGACGGCAAGAGGTGGCGCAGTTGGCCGGATTGTCGGTCGATTACTACATCCGCCTGGAGCAGGCGCGCGGGTCACGGCCGTCGCGGCAGGTGCTGGCGGCCCTCGCGCGGGCGCTGCTGCTGTCCGCCGACGAGCGGGAGTACCTGTTCCGGACGGCGGGCGAGAATCCGCCGCCGCACGCCGGGCCGAACCGCGTCGTCCCGGCCTCGGTGCGCATCGTGCTCGACAATCTGACCGCTACGCCCGCCTACGTGGTGGACGCGGCGTACGAGATCCTCGCCTGGAATGCCGCGGCGGTGCCGTTCATCGGCGATCTCGATGCGCTGCCGGGCCAGGAGCGCAACATGATCCGCTGGATCTTCCGCCGTCCCGACGACCATCCGCACTGGGACGACGAGTCCGCGACCGCCTTCGCCCGCGCGACGGTCGCCGACCTGCGCGCCGCCTATGCCCGCTACCCCGGTAATCGGGCCCTCGCCGAACTGGTCACCGAATTGCTCGGCACCGCACCGCGTTTCGCCCGGATGTGGTCCGAGCACGAGGTCGAGGTGCGGCGCGGTCACCGCAAGAGCGTGCGGCACCCGGTCTTCGGCCCGCTGGAATTCGAATGCCAGGTCCTGCACATCTCCGACACCGATCAGCGCATGATCCTCTACTGCGCCGACCCCGGCTCGGCGGCCGACGCGGTGTTCCGCCGGATCGGGTCGTCCGCACCCGCGTCCTGA
- a CDS encoding SDR family oxidoreductase, with protein sequence MTTTALITGANKGIGHETARQLAARGCTVLIGARDPGRGRAAAEKLAADGADARFVRLDVTDEETIAAAAEYVGSEFGTLDILVNNAAITGPLEGDGKASATTLATMRKVYETNVFGVVAVTNAMLPLLRAAAAARIVNVSSEVGSITLTFDPQSPMWQLGAIPYPSSKSALDMITTLYAKELWDTPIKVNAANPGYTATDLNGHTGFRTVEQGAEPIVRLATLPADGPTGQLWGYRWGAADGDEYGVLPW encoded by the coding sequence ATGACGACAACAGCCTTGATCACCGGTGCCAACAAGGGCATCGGTCACGAGACCGCCCGGCAGCTCGCCGCGCGCGGCTGCACCGTTCTGATCGGCGCGCGCGACCCCGGACGCGGGCGGGCCGCCGCCGAGAAGCTGGCGGCCGACGGGGCGGACGCCCGGTTCGTCCGGCTCGACGTGACCGACGAGGAGACCATCGCGGCAGCCGCGGAGTATGTCGGCTCGGAATTCGGCACGCTCGACATCCTGGTCAACAACGCCGCAATCACCGGCCCGCTGGAGGGTGACGGCAAGGCCTCCGCCACCACCCTGGCGACGATGCGAAAGGTCTACGAGACCAACGTCTTCGGCGTCGTCGCCGTCACCAACGCCATGCTGCCGCTGCTGCGCGCCGCGGCGGCGGCCCGCATCGTCAACGTCTCCAGCGAGGTCGGCTCGATCACGCTCACCTTCGACCCGCAGAGTCCGATGTGGCAGCTGGGCGCGATCCCGTACCCGTCCTCCAAGTCGGCGCTCGACATGATCACGACCTTGTACGCCAAGGAACTCTGGGACACCCCGATCAAGGTCAACGCCGCCAACCCCGGCTACACCGCCACAGACCTCAACGGGCACACCGGCTTCCGGACCGTCGAACAGGGCGCCGAACCGATCGTGCGTTTGGCGACGCTGCCCGCGGACGGACCGACCGGGCAGCTCTGGGGATATCGCTGGGGTGCGGCGGACGGCGACGAGTACGGCGTGCTGCCCTGGTGA
- a CDS encoding NAD(P)H-dependent flavin oxidoreductase, translated as MSARIRTALTDLVGIEHPVVQTGMGWVAGPRLVAATADAGGLGILASATMTFAELEAAIAKTKAHTEKPFGVNIRADATDAPERIELLIREGVRVASFALAPKRELIARLKDAGVVVVPSIGAAKHAVKVASWGADAVIVQGGEGGGHTGPVATTLLLPSVLDAVDIPVVAAGGFFDGRGLAAALAYGAAGVAMGTRFLLTQESTVPDAVKREYLQRGLQDTVVSLKVDGMPHRVLNTELVDRLEHSGRWRGLAAAVSNAAKFKSMTGMKWSTIVRDGLAMRKAKDLSWSQVVMAANTPMLLKAGLVEGNTQAGVLAAGQVTGIIEDLPTVRELIDRIVGDAAARIDALAALRDGADATPGS; from the coding sequence ATGAGCGCCCGGATCAGGACCGCGCTCACCGATCTGGTCGGCATCGAACATCCGGTGGTGCAGACCGGCATGGGCTGGGTGGCCGGGCCGCGGTTGGTCGCCGCCACCGCCGACGCGGGCGGGCTCGGCATCCTGGCCTCGGCGACGATGACCTTCGCCGAACTCGAGGCGGCGATCGCGAAAACCAAGGCGCACACCGAAAAACCGTTCGGCGTCAACATCCGCGCCGACGCCACCGACGCCCCCGAGCGGATCGAGCTGCTGATCCGCGAGGGTGTCCGGGTGGCGTCGTTCGCCCTGGCGCCGAAGCGGGAACTCATCGCGCGGCTCAAGGACGCCGGTGTGGTGGTGGTGCCTTCGATCGGCGCGGCCAAGCACGCGGTGAAGGTCGCCTCCTGGGGCGCCGACGCGGTGATCGTGCAGGGCGGCGAGGGCGGTGGGCACACCGGACCGGTCGCCACGACGCTGCTGCTGCCGTCCGTGCTCGACGCCGTCGACATCCCCGTCGTGGCGGCCGGCGGCTTCTTCGACGGTCGCGGCCTGGCCGCCGCGCTGGCCTACGGCGCGGCCGGTGTCGCGATGGGCACGCGGTTCCTGCTCACCCAGGAGAGCACCGTCCCGGACGCGGTGAAGCGGGAGTATCTGCAGCGCGGGCTGCAGGACACCGTGGTGTCGCTGAAGGTGGACGGCATGCCGCACCGGGTGCTCAACACCGAACTGGTGGACCGCCTCGAGCATTCGGGCCGATGGCGCGGGCTGGCGGCCGCGGTGTCGAACGCCGCCAAGTTCAAGAGCATGACCGGAATGAAGTGGTCGACCATCGTCCGCGACGGCCTGGCCATGCGAAAGGCCAAGGACCTCAGCTGGTCTCAGGTCGTCATGGCCGCCAACACCCCGATGCTGCTGAAGGCCGGACTGGTCGAGGGCAACACCCAGGCGGGCGTGCTGGCGGCCGGGCAGGTCACCGGCATCATCGAGGACCTGCCGACGGTGCGGGAACTCATCGATCGCATCGTCGGCGACGCGGCGGCGCGTATCGATGCGCTCGCCGCGCTGCGCGACGGCGCGGACGCGACGCCCGGGTCGTAG
- a CDS encoding CoA-transferase subunit beta, whose translation MTDTTTATRAEVCAVACAEIFRGAGEIMASPMSPTPTIGARLARLTFEPDLLISDGEAVLLAETPALGAKAPAEGWIPFGKVFDVVASGRRHVVMGANQIDRFGNQNLSAFGPLQRPNRQMFGVRGAPGNTINHATSYFVPRHGKRVFCEQVDIVCGVGYDRIDPENPAFRFHHLHRVVSNLGVFDFGGPGHTLRALSLHPGVTAEEVAENTSFEVAELESAPTTRWPTEEELRIIRTVLDPKGIRDKEVR comes from the coding sequence ATGACCGACACCACCACCGCCACCCGCGCCGAGGTGTGCGCGGTCGCGTGCGCCGAGATCTTCCGTGGCGCAGGCGAAATCATGGCCAGCCCGATGTCACCCACGCCGACGATCGGCGCGCGGCTGGCGCGGCTGACCTTCGAACCGGATCTGCTGATCTCCGACGGCGAGGCCGTGCTGCTCGCCGAGACACCCGCGCTGGGCGCGAAAGCGCCCGCGGAGGGCTGGATTCCGTTCGGCAAAGTCTTCGACGTGGTGGCCTCCGGGCGGCGGCACGTCGTCATGGGCGCCAACCAGATCGACCGGTTCGGCAATCAGAACCTGTCGGCATTCGGGCCGCTGCAGCGGCCGAACCGCCAGATGTTCGGCGTGCGTGGCGCGCCCGGCAATACCATCAACCACGCCACCAGCTACTTCGTACCGCGGCACGGCAAGCGGGTGTTCTGCGAGCAGGTCGACATCGTCTGCGGTGTCGGCTACGACCGGATCGATCCCGAGAATCCGGCGTTCCGGTTCCACCACCTGCACCGCGTGGTGAGCAACCTGGGCGTGTTCGACTTCGGCGGCCCCGGCCACACGCTACGGGCGCTGTCGCTGCATCCGGGCGTGACCGCGGAGGAGGTCGCGGAGAACACCTCGTTCGAGGTGGCGGAACTGGAGTCCGCGCCGACCACCCGGTGGCCCACCGAGGAGGAGCTGCGGATCATCCGAACCGTGCTGGATCCCAAGGGGATTCGGGACAAGGAGGTCCGATGA